In the genome of Ctenopharyngodon idella isolate HZGC_01 chromosome 16, HZGC01, whole genome shotgun sequence, the window AAACCTGCAGGTCCTCTTTAACTCTGTTTAATGCACACTGATTGAGTCAGGCGTTGTGTCTGGATGTCTGACTCTCCTAGAGAAACTCGAGGAGCTGGATAATCAGGTTTCAGTTTGGTTTGATGCAGGAAGAAGAAAATGCCACATATGCTTTATATGATAGATATTAAGTTGCTTTATATTAggttaatataaaaatagtagAGGGCAGGTCTGAGCATTTAATCATTAGATATGTGTATATTCACAGGGTTTGACAGCTGAAAATGatacactgttaaatgtattaaGGGCTTGGTATATCCCCTTTGATgggtaaataatgtttttagcaACCCTATACAGTAAAGGAGGGTgttaacaacaacagcaaatgaCGGAGCACAGGTGAGGAGGGTGGAGCTAAGTAACCAACAAAGGTGTGACCTAGACAAACACAAGCAGACTTAAAGTACACCGTAAGGAAATTCTCTAGAAACAAGGAAGGGGATGAATAAGAGCGACCGATGACACTGCATAACATTGGGAATACAGTGGTGATGTATTCAACAATGGGATATGATTTTCATCATGGAAAACTATCTGAATAGAGACAATCTGAAACTGAATATTACGGAGTAAGACCACCTACAACCACAGTGTCCAGCAGGTAGGCCAGTAGAGACCTGCAGACAAAATGACCACAGTGTTTATGGCTTAGAAAGGCGTGATTTAGTGCTTGTGTTTACAAGGCAGGCATATGTGTCGTATTAGCTGTCAGATGAGTTGATAATGAATTTATTGCAAATTGGTTTGTATTATAAAGTGCACAGAACAAATTTGATGATGTCAAAACATTCCTCAATTATGTAAAAGAAGGACAAAAGGCACTATAGAGAGTATTTCATTACCttttaaaagtttagggtcagtacaAATTTTTaaagtctcaccaaggctccatttatttgatcaaaaatacagtaataatgtggaatattacaatttaaatgaacttttctattttaatatatattgtgtcattatattaatttattcacgtgatggcaaagctgaattttcagcagccattactccatgtgatcacatgatccttcaaaaatcattctaatatgctggtgttcaaggaacatttcttattattatcattgttgaaaacagttttgtggacactgatacattttttttttcagtattctttgatgaatataaagttgaatagaacaggatttatttggaataaaaatctaacattctaaatgtctttaatgtcaattttgatcaatcgaatgcatccttgctgcaTAAAAGTATCTGACAATTTTTAAACactatttaaaatacacttttcAAATACACATACTAAGTAAAGATATTCCTGTACAATATATCTCGTTTGCTTTTGTGAGTATCTAAATGTATATGACGTGTCGTTGTGTAGTCTTTGAGAATGAAAAATGCAGACAAACAGGTTGAGCATCATAATCCAAATAAAAAGGCTTTTCCGTGTATGTGTCAGAGATGGAACTAAAACAGTGGCCTTTAACTTTACAGTCTGAAAACACAATTAGTAACACTTATAGGCCTAGAAAGAACACATTTACTTTTTAGCACATCGCAGATGACAATTACAGCTATGAGCACACACAAACTATGGCAAATATAGTGTTGTGCTGACATTTAGAAAAAATAGATAGGGtgtgttcattgtttgttcacaaATGAGGTCTTCTCATATTACACTCAGAGCTCAAGTGTGTAGCATAGAGTGTTtgaaaatatacttaaaagATACCATCATCATGTACACATATATTTCACTTATGTATACAGTAAAATTTACATGTGAGACAGTATTTTATTCCTCATTCTCTTTGTGGTTATTCCAGGAAAAAAAACCTTCTCTTTTTTCATGGAATGAACACTGATGATGAGAAAGATGAGTCTCAACTGCCCAAAGCCTTTTTATACTGATTAGAAAGACTGATCATGTTACACTGACCCAGAATTCAGCATACTGTTTCATACTGCCATTACAAGAGATTCTAAGgaggttttaattttttaaattgtaaaaccCACAGCATATTATTTCAATGTTCTCCGCATTTGGAAATCAACCTGCAACACAACGCTATTTTGGTGAACAGGTAGGtagctaattaaaaaaaaaactttccaacCTTTTAAATCCACATTCTGTCTCTGCACAGGATGGCGGCCACTTCCAGTTCTGCATATTCAGAATGTAAAACTGGAGATACATTTTGTGGTGAGTAGACCATGTCTATCAGATAAAACAAAGGCATCATCACCATTAGATAACTATGTCACCAAAGTTGTAAGCTGCAATTTCAAACATCTCACTCATATTCCTTGCCAACATGTGATCTGCTCCCTCAGAGATCCGTGTGTATGAACAGGAAGTGATAATTGTACCAGTGCTGTTTTTGATGGCTTTCTTGGTCACGCTGgtgcttctgctgctgctgaggTTCTGTCCTGAGAAGGTAAATCGCCTGCAACCCGGCTCCAGTCGAGCAAACAGGACTAGGAGAAATTTGCAAGGCATTGATGGTGAGTGTCTGCTGTATAATTAAGAAGCAACATGCCAAGTTGTCTGTTTTTGCAGCTGGTATATACATACTTACagacatacacatatacactgcccggccaataAAAAGTCTGGATTATTATTgatgtgattattatgttttatacaagatcttgaccaaaaactgatgcacctcttggtggaaataacatcacaacatttatttccatcaagaggtgcatcaatttttcgtaaagatcttgtattgacaatgcaagagtcgagcactctgtaaagtctactccagcacatcccaaagactttcaatgaatctAAAGTCTgtactcagaggtgccaattcatgtgtgaaaatggtTCTTCAtcctccctcccaaccattctttcacaatttgagcctgatgaatcttggcaTTGTCATcgtggaatatggccatgatgtgtcttcctacatggttgtttaagaaatgaaaagctacacactttatcagttagggttaaaagaactgctccaaaacatataacatgctagaaacataataatcacagcaataatgatccagtcacaGACTCCTAAGTATTTGCCTAAATataaacagcgactttttttttttttttgggccgggcagcatgtgtgtgtgtgtgtgtgtgtgtgtatatatatatatatatatatatatatatatatataaatgcacacTTCATTTGTTCTCTGAGGTTTTGGCAATTGTACATATTGTTTTCTATTATATGCAGAAATATGCATGTATGTTACTGTTACATGTGTTGCATAACAAAATGGATGTGTACATAtcacaatttaataaaaagttgatcacaaaaagaatatatttcttaacataaaatataacgTCTGTACATAATAAAGGAATTAAATGTAACTGCTGCATGCAAACTACTGTGCTTACGTGTCGTAGCAAGGGCGTAGGAAAATATTTGATGCTGCATTTCAGCACACCTCTTTTCTACACAGTGAGACTGTTTGCACAAAATGGCATGGTTTTGATACTTAATGCgttcatttatgtaaacatACATGACATATgatgaataatatattttaagaatcCTATTCTGCTTTTTTTCATACTTTTGATTAATCACATCCCACCTAAAcaatctctctcactctctttctatCTCCTTTTGCATAGCTCCTCTGGGTCTAAATGCTCTGGAAGGTGAGCCAATAGCACTGGACACTACATCTTACATGACGTTCAACCCTACATCACAAGTTCGAGACTCCTATAGGCATGACCATGCCTCATTAAATGCACACAATGTGGACTTTATCGATGGCGGAGGCTCTTTTGGGGCCGGAGCTTCAGCCTTCTCAAAGCCCAGGGAACTTCCACGTCAGCGACTGCCAGAGAACTTCAAAGGGGTGTCTCCTCTCCCAGCATCATACTCTCTGAACTCAGACAGCTCCGTCTCACTCTATAGGGCTCGTATGGAAAACAGAAATGTGGTGCTGCGTGTACTTAAAGGTGCCTGACTGGTTTATGACATGATCATAATGTCTGAGATCTTGAATTCCAGTTTCACTTTCGTTTTTTTCATTCTCATACAGATTCAGCCAGTAACAAGGAAAATCAGTCATTCTTGGGCTTTGCGGCCTTCCTTTCCCAGTTAGGGCCTCATCCCTTCTTACCGGAGCTTCTGGGAGTAATATCCCTGCGGGCCCCTCTCATTACTGTTATTGAAGAGATGGAGAACAGAGATCTGCTTGGATTCCTGTGGAGGTGTAGACAGGTGAGAGGTTGGACCAGGATGTTTtatagcagtggttctcaactggtgtgTAACAGCTTTAGGCCACAGGTCTGGTAGGGTCACTGACGACGGGGGGGAAAAAATCTGGATTCAGAAAATGCCGATtagcaaaaaaataatatagaacataaaataatatcaaataaattGATAAGGAACCCCGCAGATGACATgcgagggggaaaaaatggtaaaaccaaaaaaaaaaaaaaaaaattaactaa includes:
- the styk1b gene encoding tyrosine-protein kinase STYK1b, which produces MAATSSSAYSECKTGDTFCEIRVYEQEVIIVPVLFLMAFLVTLVLLLLLRFCPEKVNRLQPGSSRANRTRRNLQGIDAPLGLNALEGEPIALDTTSYMTFNPTSQVRDSYRHDHASLNAHNVDFIDGGGSFGAGASAFSKPRELPRQRLPENFKGVSPLPASYSLNSDSSVSLYRARMENRNVVLRVLKDSASNKENQSFLGFAAFLSQLGPHPFLPELLGVISLRAPLITVIEEMENRDLLGFLWRCRQDNVGPDGMYQMTEKKIFTMASHVSSALDFLHSKDLLHCNIKARSVLVSRMCTAKLWGLGDLYARTSESANRSEDPGRKKWQAPELLAKRPATPKSDVWSFGLLLYEMVTLGEVPFSEIPAKELLQYHQRAKTLKKPNNCSNSLYSIIKACCQWKEHDRPSLAEVRHKLQSGEKSANDSSILRVPEPINIEQYLKEAGYGESNNYTVF